One window of Trichomycterus rosablanca isolate fTriRos1 chromosome 2, fTriRos1.hap1, whole genome shotgun sequence genomic DNA carries:
- the csdc2b gene encoding cold shock domain-containing protein C2 → MAEPELKDSSLRSPSPASHSVSFPFRRDGSRVWEKIQLPSPLPTKRTRTYSATVRANSGPMFKGVCKNFSRSQGHGFIRPAKGGEDIFVHISDIEGEYVPVEGDEMTYKVCSIPPKNQKVQAVEVMITHLNPGTKHETWSGQIISS, encoded by the exons ATGGCAGAACCTGAGCTGAAGGACTCGTCCCTGCGCTCACCGAGTCCAGCATCTCACTCTGTCTCATTTCCGTTCAGGAGGGACGGCAGTCGGGTGTGGGAGAAAATACAGCTGCCCAGCCCTCTGCCCACCAAGCGTACACGAACCTACTCTGC CACAGTGCGGGCAAACTCAGGTCCCATGTTTAAGGGTGTGTGTAAGAACTTCTCAAGGTCACAGGGTCACGGATTTATCAGACCCGCCAAAGGTGGAGAAGATATTTTTGTCCACATCTCTGA CATAGAGGGGGAGTACGTTCCAGTAGAGGGTGACGAGATGACGTATAAAGTTTGCTCCATCCCCCCCAAGAACCAGAAGGTGCAGGCAGTAGAAGTGATGATCACACACCTGAACCCTGGAACCAAGCATGAGACCTGGTCAGGCCAGATTATCAGCTCATAG